The Nitrogeniibacter aestuarii genome has a window encoding:
- the arfB gene encoding alternative ribosome rescue aminoacyl-tRNA hydrolase ArfB — protein sequence MMDDLKITEQLSLPVAELSFEAIRAQGAGGQNVNKVATAIHLRFDIGASSLPDTVKTKLMQMRDQRITREGVVVIKAQTARSQAANREIAMDRLRELIVQAMHVPKHRRPTRPTLGSQRRRLESKQRRGQLKQARGKISHD from the coding sequence ATGATGGATGACCTGAAGATTACCGAACAGCTCTCGCTGCCGGTCGCCGAACTGAGCTTTGAGGCGATTCGCGCACAAGGTGCGGGTGGCCAGAACGTCAACAAGGTGGCGACGGCCATCCATCTGCGCTTCGACATTGGCGCATCGTCCCTGCCGGACACTGTCAAGACGAAGCTGATGCAGATGCGCGATCAGCGCATCACGCGCGAAGGCGTGGTCGTGATCAAGGCCCAGACTGCCCGTAGCCAGGCGGCCAATCGCGAGATCGCCATGGACCGTCTGCGCGAGCTGATCGTCCAGGCCATGCATGTGCCCAAGCACCGCCGTCCGACCCGGCCGACGCTCGGCTCACAACGTCGGCGGCTGGAATCCAAGCAGCGACGCGGGCAGCTAAAGCAGGCGCGCGGCAAGATTTCGCACGACTGA